In a genomic window of bacterium:
- a CDS encoding DEAD/DEAH box helicase, with protein sequence MTRGGVPFFSPLVAAWFTERFATPTEAQEAGWPAIASGRDVLIAAPTGSGKTLAAFLWSLDRLIGLAAAGALEDRTYVVYVSPLKALGNDVQKNLATPLAELRARAEAAGTPLPDLRVMVRTGDTPAAERQAMTRRPPHVLITTPESLYILLTAEKSRRFLAGAETIIVDEIHAVAPDKRGAHLALTLERLDALAARPLQRIGLSATQRPIDLVGRLLVGSARPDPVLVDVGHRRPLDLGIWLPDQPVGPIATHEYWGAVLDRVAAFSAEHRTTICFVHTRRLVERCAHLLAERVGEGRVAAHHGSMARRIRLEAEEKLKSGRVPLVVATASLELGIDVGAVDLVCHVGAPRTLATLIQRVGRSGHARGATPKGVLFPLTRDDLVQAAASVRAVRTGLLDALVVPPGPRDILAQQCVAAVASGELGVDELLALVRRAWPWRDLERAQLEELLLLLAEGVSTRRGRRSAHLHWDRVNDRLRARRGARLAAITGGGAIPDTADYDVIEEPAGLLVGKVNEDFAVESMRGDIFLLGNRSWRIRRVEATSVRVEDAAGAPPTVPFWFGEAPSRTRELSDEVSALRSEIVARAGEPRGWLMAACGLDDAGAHQLQAYVLEAAAALGGVVPSVETIVTERFFDEAGGMQLVVHAPFGGRINRAFGLVLRKRFCRTFNFELQAAASDDGIVLSLGAQHSFPLDGVLGMISRQSLADDLAQAALASPMFTNRWRWNATRSLALLRHESGRKVPMPLQRMRAEDLLAAVFPEQLGCQENMGGGPIPIPDHPLVTETVENCLHEAMDLRGLAAVLDDVAAGHIRAVGIDTIAPSPFSHEILSSNPYTYLDDAPLEERRARAVSLRQAVPQLAGGLGALDAAAVAEVAAQAWPVVRDADELHDALLSLGILPVSALARHGWEALAASLVAAGRATRAGDLLVAAERTALLRLVLPGVAFQPPVQDALFGGLAGRRGVETEEDALRAIVGGWLEAVGVVTVDELAARCGLPPGRVAVGLARLELAGAALRGRYRPGAAGEEWCDRTLLARIHRLTLGRLRREIEPVSAADLMRFWFRWQHVQPGTRLHGRRGLLEILGQLEGLELPARAWEEQVLPARMSRWDPDDLEHLCLAGEVAWGRLRVAVPDDADDEPRRLRAPGRAAPLALLRRESLPWLLAPAGDPGPLPPAAAAVHATLVRRGASFTADLARTAGLGVPVVEEALWTLVSHGLVTGDGIAGLRALIARPEDGRPTPARRRALPAGRWALLRDGDAASVDAAPADDDPERFALLLLRRWGVVVREVLARESRMPPWRVLLPALRALEARGTVRGGRFVQGMVGEQFALPEAVEALRAVRRREGSSETVTIAAADPLNLVGIVVPGARLAPALHETIVFRDGVPVEVAPDRAAAGA encoded by the coding sequence ATGACGCGGGGTGGGGTGCCGTTCTTCTCGCCGCTGGTCGCGGCGTGGTTCACGGAGCGCTTCGCCACTCCGACCGAGGCCCAGGAGGCCGGCTGGCCGGCCATCGCCTCGGGCCGCGACGTGCTGATCGCGGCGCCGACCGGGTCGGGCAAGACGCTGGCTGCGTTCCTCTGGTCGCTCGATCGGCTGATCGGGCTCGCCGCCGCCGGCGCGCTCGAGGACCGCACCTACGTCGTCTACGTCTCGCCGCTGAAGGCGCTCGGCAACGACGTCCAGAAGAACCTCGCGACCCCGCTCGCCGAGCTGCGCGCCCGTGCGGAGGCCGCGGGCACGCCGCTGCCCGACCTGCGCGTCATGGTGCGCACCGGCGACACGCCCGCGGCGGAGCGCCAGGCGATGACGCGGCGGCCGCCGCACGTCCTCATCACCACGCCCGAGTCGCTCTACATCCTCCTCACCGCGGAGAAGAGCCGCCGTTTCCTCGCCGGCGCGGAGACGATCATCGTCGACGAGATCCACGCCGTCGCGCCCGACAAGCGTGGCGCGCACCTGGCGCTGACGCTCGAGCGTCTCGACGCGCTCGCCGCACGGCCGCTCCAGCGCATCGGTCTGTCGGCGACGCAGCGCCCGATCGACCTCGTCGGCCGGCTGCTCGTCGGTAGCGCGCGGCCCGACCCGGTGCTGGTCGACGTCGGACACCGGCGCCCGCTCGACCTCGGCATCTGGCTGCCCGACCAGCCCGTCGGGCCGATCGCGACGCACGAGTACTGGGGCGCCGTGCTCGACCGCGTCGCGGCGTTCAGCGCCGAGCACCGGACGACGATCTGCTTCGTGCACACGCGGCGTCTCGTCGAGCGCTGCGCGCATCTGCTCGCGGAGCGCGTCGGCGAGGGGCGCGTCGCGGCGCACCACGGCAGCATGGCGCGCCGCATCCGGCTCGAAGCCGAGGAGAAGCTGAAGAGCGGGCGGGTGCCGCTCGTCGTGGCCACGGCGTCGCTCGAGCTCGGCATCGACGTCGGCGCGGTCGACCTCGTCTGCCACGTCGGCGCGCCGCGTACGCTGGCGACGCTGATCCAACGCGTCGGCCGCTCGGGCCACGCCCGCGGCGCGACCCCGAAGGGCGTGCTCTTCCCGCTGACGCGCGACGATCTCGTGCAGGCCGCCGCGTCGGTGCGCGCCGTCCGCACGGGCCTCCTCGACGCGCTCGTCGTCCCACCCGGGCCGCGCGACATCCTCGCGCAGCAGTGCGTGGCGGCGGTGGCGAGCGGCGAGCTCGGCGTCGACGAGCTGCTCGCGCTGGTGCGCCGCGCCTGGCCGTGGCGCGACCTCGAGCGCGCGCAGCTGGAGGAGCTGCTCCTGCTGCTCGCCGAGGGCGTCAGCACGCGCCGCGGCCGGCGCTCGGCGCATCTCCACTGGGACCGCGTCAACGACCGCCTGCGCGCCCGTCGCGGTGCCCGCCTCGCCGCCATCACCGGCGGCGGCGCCATTCCCGACACCGCCGACTACGACGTGATCGAGGAGCCGGCGGGGCTGCTCGTCGGCAAGGTCAACGAGGACTTCGCCGTCGAGAGCATGCGCGGCGACATCTTCCTCCTCGGCAACCGCTCGTGGCGCATCCGCCGCGTCGAGGCGACGAGCGTGCGCGTGGAGGACGCCGCGGGTGCGCCGCCGACGGTGCCGTTCTGGTTCGGCGAGGCGCCGTCGCGCACGCGCGAGCTGTCGGACGAGGTCTCGGCGCTGCGGAGCGAGATCGTGGCCCGTGCTGGCGAGCCGCGGGGATGGCTCATGGCGGCGTGCGGGCTCGACGACGCGGGCGCGCACCAGCTCCAGGCCTACGTCCTCGAGGCCGCGGCGGCGCTGGGCGGCGTGGTGCCGTCGGTCGAGACCATCGTCACCGAGCGCTTCTTCGACGAGGCGGGCGGCATGCAGCTCGTCGTGCACGCGCCGTTCGGCGGCCGCATCAACCGCGCCTTCGGCCTCGTCCTGCGCAAGCGCTTCTGTCGCACCTTCAACTTCGAGCTGCAGGCGGCGGCGAGCGACGACGGCATCGTGCTCTCGCTCGGCGCGCAGCACAGCTTCCCGCTCGACGGCGTGCTCGGGATGATCTCCCGCCAGAGCCTCGCCGACGACCTCGCGCAGGCGGCGCTCGCGTCGCCCATGTTCACGAACCGGTGGCGCTGGAACGCGACCCGCTCGCTCGCGCTGCTGCGCCACGAGAGCGGCAGGAAGGTGCCGATGCCGCTCCAGCGCATGCGCGCCGAGGACCTCCTCGCGGCGGTGTTCCCCGAGCAGCTCGGCTGCCAGGAGAACATGGGCGGCGGCCCGATTCCGATCCCCGATCATCCGCTGGTCACGGAGACGGTGGAGAACTGCCTGCACGAGGCGATGGACCTTCGCGGGCTCGCCGCGGTGCTCGACGACGTCGCCGCAGGCCACATCCGTGCGGTCGGCATCGACACCATCGCGCCGTCGCCGTTCTCGCACGAGATCCTGAGCTCGAACCCGTACACGTATCTCGACGACGCGCCGCTCGAGGAACGCCGCGCCCGCGCCGTGTCGCTGCGCCAGGCGGTGCCGCAGCTGGCCGGTGGGCTCGGCGCGCTCGACGCCGCGGCGGTGGCCGAGGTCGCCGCGCAGGCGTGGCCCGTCGTGCGCGACGCCGACGAGCTGCACGATGCGCTGCTGTCGCTCGGCATCCTGCCCGTGTCGGCGCTCGCCCGGCACGGCTGGGAGGCGCTCGCGGCGTCGCTCGTCGCCGCGGGGCGCGCCACGCGCGCCGGTGATCTCCTCGTCGCCGCCGAGCGCACCGCGTTGCTGCGGCTCGTGCTGCCGGGTGTCGCGTTCCAGCCACCGGTGCAGGACGCGCTCTTCGGCGGCCTCGCCGGCCGCCGCGGCGTCGAGACGGAGGAGGACGCGCTGCGCGCGATCGTCGGCGGCTGGCTCGAGGCCGTCGGCGTCGTCACGGTGGACGAGCTGGCCGCGCGCTGCGGCCTGCCCCCGGGCCGCGTCGCCGTGGGGCTGGCGCGCCTCGAGCTCGCGGGTGCGGCGCTGCGCGGGCGCTACCGCCCCGGCGCCGCCGGCGAGGAGTGGTGCGACCGCACCCTGCTGGCGCGCATCCATCGTCTCACGCTCGGCCGCCTGCGCCGCGAGATCGAGCCCGTCAGCGCCGCCGACCTGATGCGCTTCTGGTTCCGCTGGCAGCACGTGCAGCCGGGCACGCGGCTCCACGGCCGGCGCGGCCTGCTCGAGATCCTGGGCCAGCTCGAGGGCCTCGAGCTGCCCGCGCGCGCGTGGGAGGAGCAGGTGCTGCCCGCGCGCATGAGCCGCTGGGATCCGGACGACCTCGAGCACCTCTGCCTCGCCGGCGAGGTGGCGTGGGGGCGCCTGCGTGTCGCCGTGCCGGACGACGCCGACGACGAGCCCCGCCGCCTGCGCGCGCCGGGCCGTGCGGCGCCGCTCGCGCTGCTGCGTCGCGAGAGCCTGCCGTGGCTGCTCGCGCCGGCCGGCGATCCCGGACCGCTGCCGCCGGCAGCCGCGGCCGTGCACGCGACGCTCGTGCGCCGGGGCGCGTCCTTCACCGCCGACCTCGCGCGCACCGCCGGCCTCGGCGTCCCCGTCGTCGAGGAGGCGCTGTGGACGCTGGTGTCGCACGGGCTCGTCACCGGCGACGGCATCGCCGGGCTGCGGGCGCTGATCGCGCGTCCCGAGGACGGACGTCCCACGCCCGCGCGTCGGCGGGCGTTGCCGGCGGGACGCTGGGCGCTCCTGCGCGACGGCGATGCGGCGTCGGTCGACGCGGCCCCGGCGGACGACGACCCCGAGCGCTTCGCGCTGCTCCTGCTGCGCCGCTGGGGCGTCGTCGTGCGCGAGGTGCTGGCGCGCGAGAGCCGCATGCCGCCGTGGCGCGTGCTGCTGCCGGCGCTGCGCGCGCTCGAGGCGCGCGGCACGGTGCGCGGCGGGCGCTTCGTGCAGGGCATGGTCGGCGAGCAGTTCGCGCTGCCCGAGGCGGTCGAGGCGCTGCGCGCGGTGCGCCGGCGGGAAGGGTCGTCCGAGACGGTGACCATCGCCGCGGCGGATCCGCTGAACCTCGTCGGCATCGTCGTGCCGGGGGCCCGCCTCGCGCCAGCGCTGCACGAGACCATCGTCTTCCGCGACGGCGTGCCCGTCGAGGTGGCGCCCGACCGCGCCGCCGCGGGCGCCTGA
- a CDS encoding helix-turn-helix transcriptional regulator translates to MSPGRSATRARAGGVAPVFAALGDETRLRLVARLCAEGPLPIARLADGAPVTRQAVTKHLHALTRAGLVRSRRPPRQRQRVWELRPQRLQEARGYLDAIAGQWDAALARLAAFVES, encoded by the coding sequence ATGTCGCCGGGGCGTAGCGCGACGCGCGCCCGAGCGGGCGGCGTGGCGCCCGTCTTCGCGGCGCTCGGCGACGAGACGCGCCTGCGCCTGGTCGCCCGGCTGTGCGCCGAGGGACCGTTGCCGATCGCACGCCTCGCCGACGGCGCGCCGGTGACGCGTCAGGCGGTGACGAAGCATCTCCACGCGCTGACGCGCGCCGGCCTCGTCCGCAGCCGCCGCCCGCCGCGGCAACGCCAGCGCGTGTGGGAGCTGCGGCCGCAGCGGCTCCAGGAGGCGCGCGGATATCTCGACGCCATCGCCGGGCAGTGGGACGCGGCGCTCGCCCGCCTCGCGGCGTTCGTGGAGAGCTGA
- a CDS encoding SRPBCC family protein: MSDTDRIEKSVVLRAPRARVWRALSNAEEFGTWFRVKMHGPFVAGTAVRGNITYPGYEHVVMEVHVERMEPERLFSYRWHPYAIDPAVDYTAEPTTLVEFRLEDAPGGTRLTVIESGFDRIPAGRRAEAFRMNEGGWSEQVQNLSRHVAGA, from the coding sequence ATGTCCGACACCGACCGCATCGAGAAGTCCGTCGTCCTGCGCGCCCCGCGCGCCCGCGTCTGGCGCGCTCTGAGCAACGCCGAGGAGTTCGGCACCTGGTTCCGCGTGAAGATGCACGGCCCGTTCGTCGCGGGCACCGCCGTGCGCGGCAACATCACGTATCCGGGCTACGAGCACGTCGTCATGGAGGTCCACGTGGAGCGCATGGAGCCGGAGCGACTGTTCTCCTATCGCTGGCACCCGTACGCGATCGATCCGGCGGTGGACTACACCGCCGAGCCGACGACGCTGGTCGAGTTCCGGCTCGAGGACGCCCCCGGCGGCACCCGCCTCACGGTGATCGAGTCCGGCTTCGACCGCATCCCCGCCGGGCGCCGGGCCGAGGCGTTCCGCATGAACGAGGGCGGGTGGAGCGAGCAGGTGCAGAACCTGAGCCGCCATGTCGCCGGGGCGTAG
- a CDS encoding MFS transporter, with translation MSGDVPPASPAPTTAWTPLRHRAFRAVWIAALASNVGTWMQEAAGAWLMTSLAHGNPLLVALMQTAASLPFFLLALPGGALADIVDRRRYLLLTQAWMLLSATVLGLCTLAGLTTPWLLIGLTFSIGVGAALNNPAWAAMIPDLVPRAELPAAVALGSVALNASRAVGPALGGVLVGALGPGWVFLLNAASFLGVLAVLFRWRRSVPASTLPREDVLGALRAGARYVRHSTPLRTVLVRTTGFIVFASAVWALVPIVALHDLELDSVGYGILLGCLGAGAVLAAAVLPALRRRLGTDRLMMAATLVYALASATLAVVRVPLVAGAVLVGAGAAWMAAMSTVNTAAQNAVSSWVRARALATSLFVIQGGMAFGALGWGWVATHAGVQTALLAAAGGLVVGLVVVTRFPLAAAEGLDLTPAEGLPEPEIAGAFDPDDGPVLVTVEYRVDPTRAAAFGSAMRDFSRIRRRDGAELWGLFRDAADPSRFVETFTVDSWAEHLRQHARMTVSDRALREVVRGFHEAPEPPIVTHLLAARLGPRPG, from the coding sequence GTGAGCGGCGACGTCCCGCCCGCTTCGCCGGCGCCCACCACGGCCTGGACGCCGCTGCGCCATCGCGCCTTCCGCGCCGTCTGGATCGCGGCGCTCGCGTCGAACGTCGGCACCTGGATGCAGGAGGCCGCCGGCGCGTGGCTCATGACGTCGCTCGCGCACGGCAACCCGCTGCTCGTGGCGCTCATGCAGACGGCGGCGAGCCTGCCCTTCTTCCTGCTCGCGCTGCCGGGCGGCGCGCTCGCCGACATCGTCGACCGCCGGCGCTACCTCCTCCTCACCCAGGCGTGGATGCTGCTGTCGGCGACGGTGCTCGGCCTGTGTACGCTCGCCGGCCTGACGACGCCGTGGCTCCTCATCGGGCTCACGTTCTCGATCGGTGTCGGCGCGGCGCTCAACAACCCGGCGTGGGCGGCGATGATCCCCGATCTCGTCCCACGCGCCGAGCTGCCGGCGGCGGTGGCGCTCGGCAGCGTGGCGCTGAACGCGTCGCGCGCGGTGGGACCGGCCCTGGGCGGCGTGCTCGTCGGCGCGCTCGGCCCCGGCTGGGTGTTCCTGCTGAACGCGGCGTCGTTCCTCGGCGTGCTCGCGGTGCTGTTCCGCTGGCGGCGGTCGGTGCCCGCGTCGACGCTGCCGCGCGAGGACGTGCTCGGCGCCTTGCGTGCCGGGGCGCGCTACGTGCGTCACTCGACGCCGCTGCGCACGGTGCTCGTGCGCACGACCGGCTTCATCGTCTTCGCGAGCGCCGTGTGGGCGCTGGTGCCGATCGTCGCGCTGCACGATCTGGAGCTGGACTCCGTCGGCTACGGCATCCTCCTCGGCTGCCTCGGCGCGGGCGCGGTCCTCGCCGCGGCGGTGCTGCCTGCGCTGCGCCGGCGGCTCGGCACCGACCGCCTCATGATGGCGGCGACGCTCGTCTATGCGCTCGCCAGCGCGACGCTCGCGGTCGTGCGCGTGCCGCTCGTCGCCGGCGCCGTCCTCGTCGGCGCGGGCGCGGCATGGATGGCCGCCATGTCGACCGTCAACACCGCGGCGCAGAACGCGGTGTCGTCGTGGGTGCGGGCACGGGCGCTGGCGACGAGCCTGTTCGTGATCCAGGGCGGCATGGCCTTCGGCGCGCTCGGCTGGGGCTGGGTGGCGACCCACGCCGGCGTGCAGACCGCGCTGCTCGCCGCCGCCGGCGGCCTCGTCGTCGGCCTCGTCGTGGTGACGCGCTTCCCGCTCGCCGCCGCCGAAGGCCTGGACCTGACGCCCGCGGAGGGCCTCCCCGAGCCCGAGATCGCCGGCGCGTTCGATCCCGACGACGGCCCGGTGCTGGTGACGGTCGAGTACCGCGTCGATCCGACGCGCGCCGCCGCTTTCGGCTCCGCCATGCGCGACTTCTCGCGCATCCGCCGGCGCGACGGCGCCGAGCTGTGGGGCCTCTTCCGCGACGCCGCCGACCCGAGCCGCTTCGTCGAGACGTTCACGGTCGACTCGTGGGCGGAGCACCTCCGCCAGCACGCGCGCATGACGGTGTCGGACCGCGCGCTGCGCGAGGTGGTGCGCGGCTTCCACGAGGCCCCGGAGCCGCCGATCGTGACGCACCTCCTCGCCGCGCGGCTCGGCCCGCGCCCGGGGTGA
- a CDS encoding MFS transporter has translation MIVASRTPSDATVIASAPETPGCASHAKRWVLAAAILGSSLAFVEASVLNVALPAIQQALGATVGEMQWIASGYTVLLASLTLAGGAAGDRFGRRRVFQLGTLGLGIASIGAALAPDAATLVLARAAQGLGAALLVPNSLALLSAAFPRAERGRAIGTWSAVTSMVGALSPLVGGWFVDALSWRLAFVAFLPLVALTLAIGAWRVPDPPVMRRPAPVDWPGAALATIGLVGLVGGLIALGGGATPGALAALGAGTAGLVAFVAWERHTAAPMVPPALFGSRAFSGANLLTVLVYGGVTGVFFLLPFNLVEVQGYSSTATGAAFLPFALALAMLSRRAGALADRVGTRPLLVLGPLFTAAGLACFAIPGVGGTYWATFLAPMTLTGVGMALTAAPLTAGVLAAVPPGAAGVASGVNNAAARVGTLLAVAVVGVVALALYTAALDRRLAASGVPAEVARVLVEERRSLADTALPPGLPSAEQARLAALVDAAFVDAFRRAVLWCAFVTLLGGLTGLVTLGTLAADRDEGDSPMPVCSHLDMIRPVHPHARGCEECLRLGDAWVHLRLCLTCGHVGCCDSSKNRHATKHFWASQHPIVRSLEPGEDWRWCYVDETVV, from the coding sequence GTGATCGTCGCGTCCCGCACGCCGTCCGACGCGACGGTCATCGCCAGCGCCCCGGAGACGCCGGGCTGCGCGTCGCACGCCAAGCGCTGGGTGCTCGCGGCCGCGATCCTCGGCTCGAGCCTCGCGTTCGTCGAGGCCTCGGTGCTGAACGTCGCGCTGCCGGCGATCCAGCAGGCGCTCGGCGCGACCGTCGGCGAGATGCAGTGGATCGCGAGCGGCTACACCGTCCTGCTCGCGTCGCTGACGCTCGCGGGCGGCGCGGCCGGCGACCGCTTCGGGCGCCGGCGCGTGTTCCAGCTGGGGACGCTCGGCCTGGGGATCGCGTCCATCGGCGCCGCGCTCGCCCCGGACGCGGCGACGCTCGTCCTGGCGCGCGCAGCGCAGGGGCTCGGGGCGGCGCTGCTCGTCCCGAACAGCCTCGCGCTGCTGAGCGCCGCCTTCCCGCGGGCCGAGCGCGGGCGGGCGATCGGCACGTGGTCGGCCGTGACGTCGATGGTGGGGGCGCTGAGCCCGCTCGTCGGCGGCTGGTTCGTCGACGCGCTGTCGTGGCGGCTCGCCTTCGTCGCGTTCCTGCCGCTCGTCGCCCTGACGCTCGCCATCGGCGCATGGCGCGTTCCCGACCCGCCGGTGATGCGCCGGCCCGCGCCGGTCGACTGGCCCGGCGCCGCGCTCGCCACCATCGGCCTGGTCGGCCTCGTCGGCGGGCTCATCGCCCTCGGCGGCGGCGCGACGCCCGGCGCCCTCGCGGCGCTCGGCGCCGGCACGGCCGGGCTGGTGGCGTTCGTCGCCTGGGAGCGACACACGGCTGCGCCCATGGTGCCGCCGGCGCTCTTCGGGTCGCGTGCGTTCTCAGGCGCGAATCTCCTCACCGTGCTCGTGTACGGCGGCGTCACCGGCGTGTTCTTCCTGCTGCCGTTCAACCTCGTCGAGGTCCAGGGCTACTCCAGCACCGCGACCGGCGCGGCCTTCCTACCGTTCGCGCTCGCGCTCGCCATGCTCTCGCGGCGAGCGGGCGCACTCGCCGATCGCGTCGGCACGCGGCCGCTGTTGGTGCTCGGGCCGCTGTTCACGGCGGCCGGGCTCGCCTGCTTCGCGATTCCCGGCGTCGGCGGCACGTACTGGGCGACGTTCCTCGCCCCGATGACGCTCACCGGCGTCGGCATGGCCCTCACCGCGGCGCCGCTCACCGCGGGCGTGCTGGCCGCGGTGCCGCCGGGTGCCGCGGGCGTCGCCTCCGGCGTCAACAACGCGGCGGCGCGGGTGGGCACGCTGCTCGCCGTCGCCGTCGTGGGCGTCGTCGCCCTGGCGCTCTACACGGCCGCGCTCGACCGCCGACTGGCGGCGTCGGGCGTGCCCGCCGAGGTCGCGCGCGTGCTGGTCGAGGAGCGTCGCTCCCTCGCCGACACCGCGCTGCCCCCGGGGCTCCCGAGCGCCGAGCAGGCGCGGCTCGCGGCCCTCGTCGACGCGGCCTTCGTCGACGCCTTCCGTCGCGCCGTCCTTTGGTGTGCATTCGTGACGCTGCTCGGCGGCCTCACCGGGCTCGTGACGCTCGGGACCCTCGCCGCCGATCGCGATGAAGGAGACTCGCCGATGCCCGTCTGCTCGCACCTCGACATGATCCGGCCGGTCCATCCCCACGCGCGCGGCTGCGAGGAGTGCCTGCGCCTGGGCGACGCCTGGGTCCACCTCCGCCTGTGCCTCACCTGCGGCCACGTCGGCTGCTGCGACTCGTCGAAGAACCGCCACGCGACGAAGCACTTCTGGGCCAGCCAGCATCCCATCGTGCGCTCGCTCGAGCCGGGCGAGGACTGGCGCTGGTGCTACGTCGACGAGACGGTGGTGTGA
- a CDS encoding nitroreductase family deazaflavin-dependent oxidoreductase: protein MSLRVVAILFLLLIAGTLGLLTWRTLREGWSVELTTIGRKSGLRRSVTIWFVRDGDRVWLQAGQGGKTDWYRNLLASPRVELDFGGNERRRGEAFPVDDAAEVARIHARFVDKYWMTRVFRLFGREFGGGRVVRVELFSPDE from the coding sequence ATGTCGTTGCGGGTGGTCGCCATCCTCTTCCTGCTGCTCATCGCAGGCACGCTCGGGCTCCTCACGTGGCGGACGCTGCGCGAGGGCTGGTCGGTCGAGCTCACCACGATCGGCCGCAAGAGCGGGCTGCGCCGCTCCGTCACCATCTGGTTCGTGCGCGACGGCGATCGCGTCTGGCTCCAGGCGGGCCAGGGGGGCAAGACGGACTGGTACCGCAACCTCCTCGCCTCCCCGCGCGTGGAGCTCGATTTCGGCGGCAACGAGCGGCGGCGCGGCGAGGCGTTCCCCGTCGACGACGCCGCCGAGGTGGCGCGGATACATGCCCGCTTCGTCGACAAGTACTGGATGACCCGCGTCTTCCGCCTCTTCGGCCGCGAGTTCGGCGGCGGCCGCGTCGTGCGCGTCGAGCTGTTCTCGCCGGACGAGTGA
- a CDS encoding FAD-dependent oxidoreductase, whose amino-acid sequence MPTSGRPRPVILTVDDDAEVLRAIARDLRTRYAERYRIIAAGSPEEALRTVTQLRERLQPVALLLVDQRMPGMTGIELLEHVRPLVPDAKRVLLTAYADTSAAIDAINRVGLHHYLLKPWHPPEQQLYPVLDDVLDDWAGAARPGQGGILLVDHHWSPRGHALRDFLTRNQIPYRRLDLDRDPEAQALGAGAALPLVVLEDGTRIPDPDPHALAERLGMTTRPAREFYDLLIVGAGPAGLAAAVYGASEGLKVAVVEHEAPGGQAGTSSRIENYLGFPAGLSGADLARRALAQARRFGAEMLLSNAEAVRIDGPYRFVRLSDGTEVSCHALLVASGVTYRAHEARGVQELTGVGVYYGAALTEAIEYRDADVFVVGAGNSAGQGALFLAQTSRSVTLLCRGDSIAASMSHYLVERLEQTPNVTLRTRMVLDAAHGDHRLEAVTLRDVRTGTAERLRADAVFIYIGAVPCTDWLGGCVVRDARGFVLTGRDLPPSAERPTPWPLVREPFLTETSLPGVFAAGDVRCGSVKRVASAVGEGSITVQFVHQHLAQL is encoded by the coding sequence ATGCCAACGTCCGGACGCCCGCGGCCCGTCATTCTCACCGTCGACGACGACGCCGAGGTCCTGCGCGCCATCGCTCGCGACCTCCGCACGCGCTACGCCGAGCGCTATCGGATCATCGCCGCAGGTTCCCCGGAGGAGGCGCTGCGCACGGTCACGCAGCTGCGCGAGCGGCTCCAACCCGTCGCCCTCCTCCTCGTCGACCAGCGGATGCCCGGGATGACCGGCATCGAGCTGCTCGAGCACGTCCGTCCGCTCGTGCCGGACGCGAAGCGCGTCCTCCTGACGGCCTACGCCGACACGAGCGCCGCCATCGACGCGATCAACCGGGTCGGGCTGCATCATTACCTGCTGAAGCCGTGGCATCCCCCCGAGCAGCAGCTGTACCCCGTGCTCGACGACGTGCTCGACGACTGGGCCGGGGCGGCGCGGCCGGGCCAGGGCGGGATCCTGCTCGTCGATCACCACTGGTCGCCGCGCGGCCACGCCCTGCGCGACTTCCTCACCCGCAACCAGATCCCGTACCGTCGGCTCGACCTCGACCGCGACCCCGAGGCACAGGCGCTGGGCGCGGGGGCGGCCCTGCCGCTGGTCGTCCTGGAGGACGGGACGCGGATCCCCGATCCCGACCCGCACGCGCTCGCCGAGCGGCTCGGCATGACGACGCGGCCGGCGCGCGAGTTCTACGATCTGCTCATCGTCGGCGCCGGGCCGGCCGGGCTCGCCGCCGCCGTGTACGGCGCCTCGGAAGGGCTCAAGGTCGCCGTGGTCGAGCACGAGGCGCCGGGCGGTCAGGCAGGCACCAGCTCGCGCATCGAGAACTACCTCGGATTTCCCGCCGGCCTCTCCGGCGCCGATCTCGCCCGCCGCGCGCTGGCGCAGGCGCGGCGCTTCGGCGCCGAGATGCTGCTCTCGAACGCGGAGGCCGTGCGCATCGACGGCCCGTACCGATTCGTCCGGCTCTCGGACGGCACCGAGGTGAGCTGTCACGCGCTGCTCGTCGCCAGCGGCGTGACCTATCGCGCCCACGAGGCGCGCGGGGTGCAGGAGCTGACGGGGGTCGGCGTCTACTACGGCGCGGCGCTCACGGAGGCGATCGAGTATCGCGACGCGGACGTCTTCGTCGTCGGCGCAGGCAACTCGGCGGGGCAGGGCGCCCTGTTCCTCGCGCAGACGTCCCGCTCGGTGACGCTGCTCTGCCGCGGCGACTCCATCGCGGCCAGCATGTCGCACTATCTCGTCGAGCGACTCGAGCAGACGCCGAACGTCACGCTCCGCACGCGCATGGTGCTCGACGCCGCGCACGGCGACCATCGCCTCGAAGCGGTCACGCTGCGCGACGTGCGCACCGGGACGGCGGAGCGGCTGCGCGCGGACGCGGTCTTCATCTACATCGGGGCCGTGCCGTGCACGGACTGGCTGGGCGGCTGCGTCGTGCGCGACGCCAGGGGCTTCGTCCTCACCGGACGCGACCTGCCGCCGAGCGCCGAGCGGCCGACGCCGTGGCCCCTCGTGCGCGAGCCGTTTCTCACCGAAACCAGCCTGCCCGGCGTCTTCGCGGCGGGCGACGTGCGCTGCGGCTCCGTGAAGCGCGTCGCCTCGGCCGTGGGCGAGGGCTCCATCACCGTGCAGTTCGTGCACCAACATCTGGCACAGCTATGA